DNA sequence from the Oryza brachyantha chromosome 5, ObraRS2, whole genome shotgun sequence genome:
GCACCAGCGAGCAGCGCAGCTACCTTAAACAAGGTCCACACCAAAACGTGATCTTTCCTACACAAACGTCACCCCACGGACCAGATGCATCTCATCGCGTACCCATCCTACCCTCGCTGATGGGCGAAACAAAGGCTGATGCATCCCGGAGGCCGTTTGCTTCCGTGGCAGTTTTTGGTTAGCTAACCGcccaactctctctctctccctctctctctctctctctcaatgaATCTTTCTATCTCCCTACTTGCATCAGGGAGTGGCATGGCATGGTCCCAGCAAGATAGGTCACCATCCCCTCGATGCCAGGCTCGGCAGAAGCGATCGAAACACAGCACAGCAGGCACGTAGAAAATAAGGGCCTGTTGATGCTGCGCTTTGACAGTAATGTCGTACCAGCCGGTGGTGAGCTGCATGCGTTGTTACACATCACCTCGAATCGTTAGTAGCAACAACAACTAATCCACTCAGCTGATTAGGACACCACAGCATTCTGTATGCGCGGTCGTTACAGATAGCCACCAGCAAGGGCCGGCGCCTCCAAGTCCCTACATGTCCTAGTCAAACCCAAATTTTTGACAATATCTTCTTATCACTTTAGGCTCCCCTTCTCTATTGTCTTATGAAAAGAAATTGCAAAATCTATGATAGAGAATATATGCTATGGATTCCCAGGCAACTACAACCATTGTTAGTGTGGACAAACTTTAGTTTTCATGTGAAATGGTGTTCACTGGTTTCTCTGCAAGATATTATTATGAGCATTTTTATAGtacttgagtaggtaccaagaattgctttattattatatatcatAATCAAAGATATTATGACGCATGGAAACAATTCAGAGCACTGTACACATCATTGCCGTGCTCATCGACTAGATATTACGTGCAATCTAGtactaaaaaccaaaaattttgaattaatggCTACTCTATCTTCATGAGGCTGTAGCACACTAGCACAGTGTCTTGGCTGCAGAAAATGGAAGGCAAGGATTCCCCTCAATGCCGTTCCAATCACAAAGGTgatggagaaaagaaagagatgcCGTTGCTGTGCCGGGCTCATGCTGTGAAGCTTCACTACAACTGACAGACAggcatatataaaaactggGGATCCTAACCCTGGACAGGTATTCAAAGATGGGGCAGCATACGgacgtaattttttttaaaaaaactttgtaACATCAACACAACGCATCACGATTAACTAATACCCTGaccattgttttattttaatccaCACTTTGATTAACAAAAACACACGCGCCTAGGGAGGGACCCAGTTGTAATTTTCTGAGATATAGGAAGTACGGCTTGCCTCCGACATGTAGCGGGGGTGAGCCGATTCTCTGCACGGAGGCACGGCTCGCCCCTACAAGCTTGGTCGAGATCAAAACAATTCCACGCACATGCAGCATCTCCAGTTCTGTTCTTGCTATGCCAGGCCAAATCAATACACTAATCCCCCCCGCCCCCACTCCCTCTGCAGGAGTAACGTGCTGTAATTGTGTGATTTATAATGCAGGGGACAGTGCGGTTTACTGCGGCCAGCACAAGATCCGCTACAGTAACAGCAGTTGGGATTATCTTATATTCTTATTTATTACTGTACCGGTGCGGTACATGGATTTTCATTGGGCTATAAATGGAAGAACACACTATAATAACTAAGGTCGGCCAAGTTTAATTGGACCGTGCAACCAACTGGTGGGTTTGTGAAGCTGGATGTGGAGGTAGGTACACTGGTGTGAGTGGAGCCCCTCTTGCGTTTCCTACCCCATAAATAAGCGATGCCCCAAATCTGACCCAAGTATTTCAAATCTCTCTATTGGAATATACTTAACTGGGATTCAACTGCTTACTCGACCAATTAGCATGgctaatttcaaaattcaaaccaaTGTAACCGAAGCTGTGATGCACATTGCAAGTACCTTCACTTCccctaaaaacaaacaattgtCTATACTATAAACAGTACTAGTAATATACTatgttcgttttttttttttttgcaggaatCGAAAAGAAGAGAAGTCTCGAGCACAAAAACGGCAGGGACAAGAGCACGATACGCGGTGGTGGAGACGCCGATTGGTTGGCGCACCGGCATCCTTCGCGCAAACCGCATTTGTGAGGAACAAACCGGCTTTTCCCCGCAGCGCTTTCGCAAAAGCCATCTCTTTTTTTCGCCAATCCACCCACCGGACGGGCGGGCCGCGTTCTATAATCTGCGCCATTATCTCGCCCGCGCCTCATGATCGCCGCAAGATTCCCGCGACCCGCAGCAACGCAACCCACCCATCGTGCTAGCTTGCTCGTTCGTCGCTTTTCCCCCGTTTTTTCTCCTCCCACAACCGAACCACCACTCCCGCCGGCCGCACACGCGCAGCCCACTCCCGGTGCCGTTTTTATAccggcgagagagagagagagagaagccgGGCACGCGCCTGGCCTGCCCGGTCGCTGACGAAACGCACCGGACAGGATGGCGTCGCGTGCAATCTACTACCGCTACGGCTTTGGGGGTAAAAATAAACGGAAATGGTAACTAGGAAAATTAACTGTTCGCGGCAAATTAATTAGCCCCTGCCACGACAAACCGGGGCTAATTAACTGTGGTAACTAGGCGAGCACGACGCCTCGAGGCGTAGGAATGAATGATTTCTCCGACCAGCATTTAGCACGGATCTCGAATTCTCTCGATCACCGAACTATCGCACGCCTTTTTACTGCTTGTGCTTGGCTGCTGCAACTCCTACTACTACCCCCTCTTGCTGAAGCAAACGGGGGCTGGAGCCATCAACCACCGGTGGATCCCGAAATTCTAACGGAAAAACTAACCGGATCGCGGGGTGAATTGGGGGGAACATTCCTAACGAACCAGAGGCCCGAATGGGCGTCGCAACGCAAAGCGATCCAACGAACTCGGCGATTGCGATGTGGAAATGGGGATGTGGGGGGAATTGGGTGGGATTCGGGGGCGTACCGTTGGGCATGAGCTTGGGGtcgacgacgagctcgccgTGGATGCGGAGGCCGACGATCATCTCGGAGAAGCAGTGGACGCGGCGGTCGTAGCGGAAGTCGACCACCTTGTAGTTGGTGAGGCGCTCCAGGACGGCGCCGTAGCGGCCCAGCCACCAGTAGTGGTACTCGAGGACGACGAacaccacctcgccggcgaacCGCTGCGCCGTGATGAAGAGCGGGATCAGCCCGTCGCTGAACTCGTGGTACACGTTCCCGGTGTACCCGCCCGTCGAGAACACCACCGCCGGCACGCCCGGCGGGTGCCGCACGTCGCAACGCCGCCGCAGGCTGTCCTTGCCTCcgctcgcggcggcgtcgccggtggtgccgttgctgctgctgttgtcgTCCACCACCGGCACGATGGTCACCTCGTCGATGGTGCTCATGATGCTGTCCTCGAACTTGCGGGTGTACGGCCGCACCTTCTCCGGTGCGCTGCCGCGTGGCGCGTTGTACAGGAGCACCGACGATGTCGACGGGTCCGTGCGCACGTCGCCGCGGAGGTAGCACACGTCGCTCCGGTAGTGGCTTCGGTCACAGCACAGCGCGCTCTCCGCCGCTTGCCCGTCGCCCGCCTCACCTGCGCACCAATTCCACCGACCAGAGAGGAAAGCTCCAATTAGCATCCCCAACCGCCATGAATCAGAGAGCTAGGCAAGAGAGCGTCAGCTCAGCAAGCGATTAGCTCACCGTTGATGAGCGCCGAGCAGGGGAGGGACGCCGGAGAGCGAGTCTCCTCGCGGGCCTCGAGGTTGTTCTGGTTAGACGGCAGGTGGGTCTTGAACGCCTCCACATCCTCCCGCCGCTCCACGCGCTCTGCGGAGCAGAATAGCCGCCATTAAGGCACCCAAAGGGGTTGGGGGCGAAGCAATCAACTCACAAACCGACGGCCGCGAAAGCAAGAAGAGCTCGCAGCCGAGCTGGGTCAGCGCGGGGGGAGTACCTGAATCGGCGGTGGAGACGACGAGCGAGGAGCTGGGGATGCGGACCACGGTGAAGATGCTGTACACGGTGAGCACGAGCAGCGGCACGAGTCGGCACACATACCTACTCctcccaccaccgccgccgccgccaccccacAGCTTCttgtgcggcggcgacggcggcggggacctCCGGATCCACGACGAGCTTCGCGGCACGGGAGGCTTGGGATTGaggtggtgatgatgatgctgaTGATGCTGCGCCGCCTGCTGCATCCTTCTCTctatctatctctctctcctgcCTGCCCCCCCTCACCGCCGCATGCTACAGCCGGCCAACCTccggaccgccgccgccacgcgcgccCCCTGGTCCTCCTATTCACACAGCCGCCTCAGCCTCACCACCAGGTGCCAAATCGGGGCGCGCGATATATACAGCGCCGAGCGCCTCCTCGCGGCTGAATGGCGGAGGAGTGGGGGAGGGATTCGAGCGAGCAGTAGTAATGGCTGCTCACGATCACGCTCACAtcagaggagggagagggagagttGAGGAAGGGGGGAGGTGGGAAGAAATGGAGGAGAAACAACAATCCGGTCGGGAGGAAATAGGAATCACATGGAGGGAGGGACAAGGGGAACGGGGACGGGGTGGATTTGATGACGCTAATTATGTGCGTGCGCCCGCGGGTGCTACTAATTCGCGAGTTCCCCCTGATATTATCCCCCTTCTTCACCTTCGCCCGCTATTACTTGTGGGCTGTCAGCAGCTAATCCGCACTGCACACTACTGGCGCCTGGCGGTCAAAATCGTTATGTCGCGTGGATTCAAAATGGGACTGCCCGTGTGCtcgtgttttttcttttcttttctgaaacaCGAAGGAACGTACACTTATGCAAcgtacatttattttttttcctctttcttcTAGCCTTTGATATAACTATGCTCAGTACAACTCTATCCTTTAACAAAAGTGATGAGAAATATACTGTATATCGAGTGATGTAACAAATATTGATTTTGCTATCTTCCAACAATGAAACTCGGAGTATTATTCCATGTTGAAAggaatatatttatgttttgtgtTAGTAATTGTTTCAAGGAGATATACTTATTTGTTATTTCTagacagatatatatatatatatatcagtacAGATCAACTGAACATTACATAGATATTTTCCTTTGTGGCATAACACAACTTTTTAATAGGGTTTTTGGGTTATGACGTATCAACTTATAGTGTCATTGTtcataaacatattaatatttatacaaCTTTCTTGCTTAGGTTTCATGGTGGCTAGGGGCAAAGCTAGCACGTAACCATCAGGGCCAGTAACCTTTTGTTAATCCTACTTTAAGGCTGAAATGGTTTGAAACCATAATATTTAAAGAATGACCCTAGTAATACTATTCTTTAACTCCACCACTGGGTATAAGTGCACTATAAGTAAATTCACGGACCGATCTACTTACAAACCATAAATGGTGACTCACCCGTGACAACCATATCACCAAAGCGTAAAGTGAGAATAACAGTGTGTAACTAAATACTACTTAAGATACATAAATAGATGcttaaataaatgtttaagaAGAGAGTATGTTAATCGTATCAAGAGCCATAATTTTTATTGATCgaattaattttgagttttgactGTAATCAGGAGGGAGCATCACGGTATCATGGTCTAAAATGAGCATGTCGCTTGAATTACGGATTTAGAGCATCTTTCTTCGAAGTATGGGACATTTGTTACTAATACGAGGACCTAGGGTTTATTAAATTCATGTATCATTATGTATCAGTAACAAAGTCACGTAACTTTGAGCAGAGAAACCTGATCCTTCAAATACCCCCAAGTTTGAACGTCGTTGTTTATTTTACTCCGAAGCCTTTAATATAGTTATTGTACATTCTACATGGTATTATAACACGATGATTAGCATTAGCATACCTAATGGCATCGTTTATCTTTGGCAAGCTTGGATCGAAAGTACAGTAAGATTGTTTAGTCATTTTGGTTTTCAACTAGCCGTTCAAAATCtaatataatcaatttaacGGCATGCTTGATTATCTCACATGCTAATTAGTACAACCTAAACATGATCTCCTCTAGTTTTTAAGAGttgaaaagataaataaatatcctTAGATAGAAGTGTTTTACGTACACTTAACATATTCGATATAAAATATGGCGAGAGTTTTATTTTCTCACAGAGGctctaaattataaatactAACATAGTAGTAATACTGTGTAAACGCGGCTATTACTTTCCAacttaaagtatatttattttaaaacaacgaTGTCATTTTGACTTACCTTACATTTCATCCTTTTGGGAGATGGATTTTCAACTTTTCTTTCTTGCGTATCATTTGAATAGTTGTCAAaacattagaaaaataatagaatataaatataagatatagaaatatataagttcaaatttaacttttatagCTTATagcaaaagataaattaaactaaaattattatgtgTGCATTCatagttatatttattatttgtattacaactggtagaagttaaatttaaaattgtatatgtatagagtgatatatctcatttaatctatcttattaacttttttatttttttcaaaaactatTTAGGTgaaatgcaaaaaataaatggataTCAAACCAAgtgattaaaatattttttcattcttttgtgttttttataatcaCTCGTAAGTAGAAACCAATATGAAAAAGACAATTTCATACAGTATACCATACCGTGACTAGCATTCGTGACACTATCTCTATTTTTAGCCCTAAACCATTGCCAAAGCCCCGAAGTCCAACCTCGGTCGGTTGCCAAAACCATTTCTAGCACACCACCGCTCCTTCCAAATTCCAACCTCGAGCACGGCAGCTCACCTTGCCTAATAAGCAACCATATCACCCCCTAACCGTTTATTACACAAAACCGGGTGACATGACAGTGACCATATTTCTAACGGCGACTCGGCCCGGCCGGGGACGCGGGTGCACCACCTCGCTCGGTCCAAACTCCAGAATAACACCAACACGCGCGGCCCTTTTCACCCAGCCAAGCCAGCCagcgaaatttttttattttttaaacttttgtaagaaataattttattactaaaacttcggtgaaaatatttctacCGCATGAATCTTTTGACAATGCCACCAACATTAGCGTGGCCAAACGGCTTGCCACGTTATTGTATTGGTGCCGTGACCAAaagtttcaattttaaaaatattgttctcaaaggtttagtaataaaattatttcttaaaaatgtttaaaaaataaaaaatttcccaacccccccccccccccccccccccccccccccccgaccCACTGCATCACGCCCGCCGTCTCACGGGGTCTCGGTCGCGTCTCGCGTCGCATCGCACGCTggcgacgcgccgccgtcgcacgcACTCCATCCCATTCCGCGGCCCGCACGGCTGCTCCCCCTCTTGTCTCCTCCGCGAGCGCGCTAGCCCAAGAAAGGAATAGCGCGCAGCCACGGACGGGcacacgcgcgcgccggccgcgcgaCAGTCGTACAGGTTGGGAGATACCTGGATTTCGTCGTGCGGTTTCCTCCCGACGGGTGGAACGGATCGGAATCGTCGCCGCGCACCACTCGATCGCCAGCTCCGCCACACACCACGCACCCATATGTTCGTTCCGTCGCGAGCTCCTGCATGCTTGCGCGAgagtactagctagctacgtgCGCTCCACGAACGCTAGGGATAATCGCGACAGATACGTGGAGGAGACCGAATTTGATGCGAGAGATaaccgaggaggaggacaaatcaaataattaaccgGCGTGCTAGATGAGTCGTCATGGAGTCCAACAGGGATCAGCACTCCACTGCGTAGCTACTAAGCAGCAAAAGAATGATTTGATTATTGGGAGTGGATGAGCAGgcagggttaattagattgaaaaaaaagtgtttGTTGGGGGCGAActagagggagaggaggaattAGATTCTTGGGGTTGGGAGGGTTAGTGGAAATGATCACGTCATTGGCTGATCGAAAAATTATAGTGGAGACGCCGGCCATACATGCGGGCGTTGTCACAGGTTTCTTGcattgtgtttttttcctttcattttCGTTCCAGGACcgctttttgtttgtttcttctgtGGAGTTCGTACGCGTTGTTCCTTCTGGAGAGATGTCGTGAGCTACTATCTGGCCTTTGTGTGTTCCAGAGAACACATGGTTTAATGTTTTACGTGGGGGGAAATGGTGACAAACTGACAATGGCAGCAGCAGGGGGGTGAATTTCGTGAAGTCACTGTCCTGTAGATATGCTGCCGGTGGAGTGACCGAGCGAAAATTTTGCAGAAAACGCAAACGTCGGTGGGTGACATCCACGCACGCAGTCACGcggacatatatatactggAGTACTAGCGGCTATTCTGCCGTAGGAGCActttgttgctgctgctcgtgCTCCCTGCTACGGAAGCTGTGGATCTCCTGCCTAGAgcaaatttggtcatccatttttcatttggatgatcatctaaaatacttttattttttatatctctttatacttCCGcagatcatttatatataacatcttttgcatctatttggaggattggagagagaacatcttgTTTATCTCTCCTAATACGGATGGcatcaaaaatagatgatgagatagagaTTCTGCtagagctcaacttttactctttatcATCTATTTCTAGAATGAAGGATGAGATAGATTAGTTGTTAGGAATGCTCTAACACCAGCCACCGTTGCCATCGTCCACAGTGCTAGCAGTACATTACACGCACTCTCCTCGTatcatgcagcagcagcatcagtaGCCGCTAGTACTGGACTACTAGTACTGCACTGCACGCGGCGTCACGTACAACACAGTTGcatcatgcatgatgcatgcatggatcgGATCGACCGAGCGGCAGGTGGTGGCGGGGCACGGAAACTACTGCAGAGACGCCGGCgaaacggtaaaaaaaaaaacgagatCGAAACCGAAGCCGAAGCTGGCACGCGGCGCGTAGGAGTACGTCCGCGCGCTGTACGCTGCACGAGCCGGGGGAACCAACGGTTGGTGGCTGCCGCTGCCTCTGCCTGCGCCCAATTTATTTCGCCGCAGCCGATCGAGCAGCAGTAAAAGCGCTAGTAATGACGAGCCACGAGGGCATCTGCTCGGTCTTCTGGATCGGAGGGACGGCAGGTTTAGGCTCCGCTCCGTTCTCACTAGGTCGTCTTTACGGATCGGGATCCGCGGCAGTCGACTACCTCGAGCAGTCGTCGTCAGAGACGAAGCTAGAGCGAAATAAAGAGAATGCTACGAGTATCTAAATTTGAATCAGAGAAATGAATATATGATGAAAAGTTataaactttagttaaaattttttcgaAGGGGTTCATGGGAACCCCCTTCCTTCAAGCAGCTTCACCACTGGTCGTCGCTGTTGGGCTTACATGTCAGCGACGAGCTTCCTCTGCAGTACTGCAAAGGATCTGGTTCTGTCTTTTACCTTGTTCGTGTTAtagtccaaaatttaaatttttaactttaaatatatatatatagtcgaTTTTAAGTCTTTTAtcaaagtatatttttcaactttggcttttaaatcaatatgtatataaaagttttattcgcaaACTATTttccgtttgtaaatatatcaaatgGGTTTTCTCTAAACACCCTAAAAATGACCCTATCGGTATCTTCTCATATTTTTTgcacatttttaaaatagttaaatgaCACCTTAAAAATTGatcattattttatcttttagaaatatatctttttattttgtagtaaTTAATACTGTCGTTTGGATGGAGATCGTGATGAGTTCTCTCATG
Encoded proteins:
- the LOC102704148 gene encoding xylan glycosyltransferase MUCI21-like, translated to MQQAAQHHQHHHHHLNPKPPVPRSSSWIRRSPPPSPPHKKLWGGGGGGGGRSRYVCRLVPLLVLTVYSIFTVVRIPSSSLVVSTADSERVERREDVEAFKTHLPSNQNNLEAREETRSPASLPCSALINGEAGDGQAAESALCCDRSHYRSDVCYLRGDVRTDPSTSSVLLYNAPRGSAPEKVRPYTRKFEDSIMSTIDEVTIVPVVDDNSSSNGTTGDAAASGGKDSLRRRCDVRHPPGVPAVVFSTGGYTGNVYHEFSDGLIPLFITAQRFAGEVVFVVLEYHYWWLGRYGAVLERLTNYKVVDFRYDRRVHCFSEMIVGLRIHGELVVDPKLMPNGKGIQDFQALLHQGYSRTPSATAAAQPPVPLALAPPSRPCLRPDDHAKVAKPKLVIFIRKQNRVLLNLPHIVTACRRAGFAPHVMNLRRQTPLPAIHAALASADAMVAVHGAAVTHFLFMRPGTVLLQIVPVGLDWAADAFYGKPAQQLGLEYLEYKVAPEESSLAAEYGVNSTVVRDPSVISSRGWWEMKKVYMDRQNVTVNIKRFGELLRSARLHLKNATACGKATTAAAR